One part of the Bacteroidia bacterium genome encodes these proteins:
- a CDS encoding VCBS repeat-containing protein, which translates to MLLSFFLPGCEGKKEAPLFQLKSSEETGINFVNQVLESDSMNIIQYLYFYNGGGVAIGDINNDGLPDIYFSSNQHSNKLYLNKGNLQFEDITEAAVVGGSGNWSTGVSMVDINADGWLDIYLCQVGDYKSLRGKNQLFINQGLKEGPQFVEQAAEYGLNHEGFSTQAAWLDYDKDGDLDMYLLSHSVHSTESYRDTSFTRKRDPKAGDKLFRNDLNQHKGEGPHFVDVSQEAGILGGIAGYGLGIAVGDVDNNGCIDIYVGNDFHENDFLYLNNCDGSFTESSSSAFTHTSNFSMGNDLADLNNDGYLDLLTMDMKPENEVVFKSSAGIDPYDIYQFKRSFGYSHQLPRNMLHVNNGKDGGFSEVGQLKGLSSTDWSWSVLMADFDLDGYKDVHISNGIIRRPNDLDYLKFIANKQIQEHASDLELAAQMPDGKVSNYIFRQDKHGNFENKTSSWGLQRASYSNGTAYADLDDDGDLDIVVNNINDLAFIYENQRNKKLDYHYLKLKFEGPKENPKALGVKVSLQRGGDVMHQELYPVRGWQSSMPYEIVLGKTPPFTLNIEWPNGKVFSRTISEANRTLILREEDAYFPDSTKLSKSINYFKKLSPTERGISFNHQENIFQDHKRESLIPYFYSTQGPKIALADLNNDGNDDFYIGGATQQAGTMYLSNKEGFFGSVNQELFQEDSVQEDVAVLFFDADNDGDQDLYVGSAGNQFYQQNPALKDRLYLNDGQAHFSKATHSLPDFFAQTSCVKAADFDQDGDVDLFVGNRSRPVAYGMFPDSYLLINQGKGTFEIASDEIMDTKELGMITAAEWTDTDEDGDLDLIVVGEWMPIQIFENQDGKLKKQSPVFQYEKDNQFMPYGWWTSIETADLDGDGDKDWVVGNFGMNSNLQPSPEEPIRLYINDFDKNLSKDPIITYYRQGKEYPLAGFDELSTQLVMLKKRFRQYSKFANSSIDQIFSPEELEASVKRKADFFHSVIVWNEGAGKFRMEKLPQEAQLAPIYTILIEELDNFKGPEILIAGNLYEIQPAIGRMDGLNGLVLSRKPAPEGDTYTYTPWRHQKLDINGQIRDVKLLRIKGKSHLLIAPNNDKLQLIELAY; encoded by the coding sequence ATGCTGCTGTCATTTTTTCTGCCTGGATGCGAGGGGAAAAAAGAAGCTCCGCTTTTCCAATTGAAAAGTTCGGAAGAAACGGGGATCAACTTCGTCAATCAGGTATTGGAAAGCGATAGCATGAATATCATCCAGTATCTCTACTTCTACAATGGGGGAGGTGTGGCCATCGGAGATATCAATAATGATGGCTTGCCAGATATTTACTTTTCCTCCAATCAACATAGCAACAAACTCTACCTGAATAAAGGCAATCTTCAATTTGAAGACATTACCGAAGCGGCTGTTGTTGGCGGATCAGGCAACTGGTCCACGGGTGTATCGATGGTAGACATCAATGCGGATGGATGGCTGGATATCTATCTCTGTCAAGTAGGAGATTATAAGAGCTTAAGGGGCAAAAATCAGCTCTTTATCAATCAAGGCCTAAAAGAAGGGCCTCAGTTTGTCGAGCAAGCAGCTGAATATGGCTTAAATCATGAAGGTTTTTCTACACAAGCTGCCTGGTTGGATTATGATAAGGATGGAGACCTCGACATGTACCTGCTTAGTCATTCGGTCCATAGTACGGAATCCTATCGTGATACCAGCTTTACCCGTAAACGAGATCCTAAAGCCGGAGATAAACTCTTTCGAAATGATTTAAATCAGCATAAAGGAGAAGGCCCTCACTTTGTAGATGTAAGCCAAGAAGCGGGCATATTAGGAGGAATCGCCGGATACGGATTGGGTATAGCTGTAGGCGATGTCGATAATAATGGATGTATTGACATTTATGTTGGCAATGATTTCCATGAAAACGATTTCCTCTACCTCAACAATTGCGACGGAAGCTTTACAGAAAGTTCAAGTTCAGCTTTCACCCATACCAGCAATTTCTCCATGGGCAATGACCTGGCTGACCTGAATAATGATGGATACCTCGATCTGCTTACTATGGATATGAAGCCGGAAAATGAGGTGGTTTTTAAAAGCTCGGCGGGCATCGATCCTTATGATATCTATCAGTTTAAACGAAGCTTTGGCTATAGTCATCAATTACCCAGAAATATGCTCCATGTCAACAATGGCAAGGATGGAGGCTTTTCAGAAGTGGGACAACTCAAAGGCTTATCTAGCACAGATTGGAGTTGGTCTGTACTCATGGCGGATTTCGATCTGGACGGATATAAGGATGTCCACATAAGCAATGGGATTATTCGCCGCCCCAATGATCTCGATTATTTGAAGTTCATTGCGAATAAGCAGATTCAGGAACATGCCTCTGACCTGGAACTGGCAGCTCAAATGCCGGATGGGAAAGTCTCTAATTATATATTTCGGCAGGATAAGCATGGGAATTTTGAGAACAAAACTTCAAGTTGGGGGCTTCAAAGAGCCTCTTACTCAAATGGAACAGCCTATGCTGATTTGGATGACGATGGCGATCTGGATATAGTGGTTAATAATATCAATGATCTTGCTTTCATCTACGAAAATCAGCGAAATAAAAAGCTGGATTATCATTATCTGAAACTCAAATTTGAAGGACCTAAGGAGAATCCGAAAGCTCTGGGAGTAAAGGTCTCCCTCCAGCGCGGAGGAGATGTCATGCATCAAGAGTTATATCCAGTAAGAGGATGGCAATCTTCCATGCCTTATGAGATCGTTTTGGGAAAGACTCCACCTTTTACGCTTAACATAGAGTGGCCAAATGGTAAAGTTTTTTCCCGTACAATAAGCGAGGCAAATCGGACCCTGATACTCAGGGAAGAAGATGCTTATTTCCCGGATTCAACTAAACTTTCCAAAAGCATTAACTATTTCAAAAAGCTATCTCCAACTGAAAGAGGAATCAGCTTCAATCACCAGGAAAATATCTTTCAGGATCACAAAAGAGAAAGCCTGATCCCATATTTCTATTCTACTCAGGGACCAAAGATCGCGCTTGCTGATCTAAATAATGATGGGAACGATGATTTCTACATTGGAGGAGCGACCCAACAAGCCGGGACTATGTATCTTTCGAACAAGGAAGGATTTTTTGGTTCAGTGAATCAGGAGCTTTTTCAGGAAGATTCAGTACAAGAAGATGTTGCTGTCCTCTTTTTTGATGCAGATAATGATGGCGATCAGGATTTGTATGTTGGTAGTGCTGGTAATCAATTTTATCAACAAAACCCTGCGCTGAAGGATCGCTTGTATTTGAATGATGGACAGGCTCATTTCTCAAAAGCTACACATTCCCTCCCTGATTTTTTTGCCCAAACATCTTGCGTGAAAGCAGCTGATTTTGACCAGGATGGCGATGTAGACCTCTTTGTGGGGAATCGATCCCGGCCGGTTGCTTATGGGATGTTTCCGGATTCCTACTTATTGATTAACCAGGGCAAAGGAACATTTGAGATTGCCTCAGATGAAATTATGGATACGAAAGAACTGGGAATGATTACAGCTGCGGAATGGACGGATACTGATGAAGATGGCGATCTCGATTTGATCGTAGTAGGAGAATGGATGCCCATACAAATTTTTGAAAATCAGGATGGGAAGCTAAAGAAGCAAAGCCCTGTTTTCCAATACGAAAAGGATAATCAATTTATGCCTTATGGGTGGTGGACAAGTATTGAAACCGCAGATCTGGATGGCGACGGAGATAAGGATTGGGTAGTTGGGAATTTCGGTATGAACTCCAATCTCCAACCCAGTCCCGAGGAACCGATTCGACTTTATATCAACGACTTTGACAAGAATTTAAGTAAGGATCCCATTATCACTTATTATCGTCAGGGGAAAGAATACCCGCTTGCTGGTTTTGATGAATTGAGCACTCAATTGGTCATGCTCAAAAAACGCTTTCGTCAGTACAGTAAATTTGCCAATAGTAGCATAGACCAAATTTTTAGCCCGGAAGAACTTGAAGCATCTGTAAAGAGAAAAGCGGATTTTTTTCATTCTGTGATTGTTTGGAATGAAGGAGCTGGGAAATTTCGGATGGAAAAACTTCCCCAGGAAGCTCAGCTTGCCCCCATTTACACGATTTTGATTGAGGAATTGGATAATTTTAAAGGACCAGAAATCCTGATTGCAGGGAATCTATATGAGATTCAACCAGCTATTGGGCGAATGGATGGTCTGAATGGATTAGTCTTATCCAGAAAGCCTGCTCCAGAGGGCGACACGTATACATACACTCCCTGGAGGCATCAAAAACTGGACATAAATGGGCAAATAAGAGATGTGAAACTTTTGCGGATAAAGGGTAAATCCCATTTGCTCATTGCCCCCAATAATGATAAGCTGCAACTCATTGAATTAGCATATTAA